In the Pseudoalteromonas sp. A25 genome, CTGTATGAGCACACTGTTTGGCTCTAGCAGAATACGCTGCTAGATTTTGAGCACCCGCTGACACCCCGACTTTTAAATCAAACGGCCAAAAATTTGCTTCTAAGAATGCATCTAATACGCCCGCCGTAAAAATACCTTTTTGCCCCCCTCCCTCTGCTACTAATGCAAACTGGGGTTCATGAGCACGAACAGATTCAGTAATATTTAGCGAAAGCTCTGCTTGCATATTGGGCCCTTTTATTTATTGTAAGTCAGTGATGGTGCTTAATGATTTTTGAATATACCGGCCAGTGTGACATGCTTTTTTATCGTTTTGCTTGGCTTCCCCCAATTTCTCCTTCGCTGAGGTTAGCTTATGTAGCATGTTCTTAGGCGTATTTTTATGCGCTGCCAGATATAGCTTGGCGCTGAGTTCAGGTACATCGAGTACTAATTCCCACTTGTTTTGCGTACCCATTGCCCGAGACATTTGCTCAACAAAGCTCTGCGCACCAAACAAATAATCAATTCTGCCTTTCTCTAGCAAACCACCCGCTTGGTTTAAACTGCTCAGAGTAACTAATTTATCATCTTCGAATCCCTGCGCTCGCAAAAACTCTAATGACGGCTGCGCCACACCGACACCCACAACATATTGCTTTAAGTTATCTAGCGAATAGGAAGCAATATTTTGTGTGTTTTCAACACGCTTATAAAACCCAACATTAAGATCACATAAAGGCATAAGCCAGTGATACAACCCTTCCCTTTCAACAGTTCGAGCAATGGAATAGATCAAAGCCCCCTGTGAGCCTTCAAACTGTTGCTTAGCACGGTGCCAAGGTAGAAGGTAGATTTTATAGTCTAACTTAGCTTTTGCCATTAAAGCTCTTACCATCGCAGTTGCATGTCCAACGACCACACCGTCAACATCTCGGTATTGATAAGGTGGGAAGTGCTCTGTATATATATCGACTGCACCTATTGAAGGTTTACTTTGAATCACCGATGCTATCCCTAACAAAATCCACACAAGAGATCTCATCATCGTTTTACCGCAGCTCTTTTTGTTGAGTATAACGCATCAATCGAAATACACGGGGTTTTAAAGTCACGCGACCCCTTATATAAGTATGTTCACTCGCACAAAATTCAAGCTGTTACTACACTAAAAAAAATAACATTATCATGAGGTATTTATGATAGTTCGCGCAGTGTTCATACTGTTAAATGTATTTTACGCCTCCATAAGTATTGCACATTCTAGTGATGCACATTTGCGTGTTGTTACCGAGCACTTCCCGCCCTATCAGATTGTAAAAAATAATGAAGTTACTGGAGGTACTGCCTATAATGTTGTTAAAGCAGTATTAGAAAAAGCAGGCTTACATGCACACATGGAAGTTCTGCCTTGGGCAAGAGCCTATGAAATTGCTTTAAAACGTCCAAATGTCATCATATTTTCAATTGCAAAAACTCCGGAGCGTGCCCCTTTGTTTCATTGGTTATATAAACTTGGCAAGCTTGAGTTTCGCTTTTACTCATCTAACAAAAACAAACAAATACGAATTGACAATATGCTTGATGCCAAAAAATATATTCTTGCTGCTGTGAGAGGGAGTTATGAAGCAGATAAGCTCTTATCATTGGGATTTAGGTTAGATACCAATTTGATCTTAGTTAATGACTTTTCGCATGCCTGGCGCATGGTTGATAAAGGTCGTGCAGAGGCCATTTATGCATCACATATCCCCCCAAAGGTGAAACACAGTAGCTTGCATGGTTACAATCAACACCCCACCGTATACGAACATCGCTTTTTATATGTTGCTGCCAGTTTATCTACATCACAAACAACGCTTATGACACTTAAAAATACTTTTGAACAACTCAAAAAAAGCCAGTAACACGCTAGGTGCCACTGGCTTATCATTGTTTAAAAGTATATCGGGCTATAAAACAATCACTATAAACCAGCTTTACTGGAGCGAGCTTTGTGTAACTTTTTATAGCTGTCGATCAAGCGTAAGTGCTTATCTAGGCCATCTAGATTCATGTTTGTTTCGGTTAAACCATAAAAACGTGTCTCACCCATCACCGAGCCCACAACATTTTCCATCACTTCACCGCCAAACATGCGTTCAAAGCTTGCAATAAAGTCGTCTAACTGTAGCTCTTCATCTAGCTCTACTTCGAGTACTGCATGCACAGCCTGGTAAAACAAACCGCGCTCTACCGTGTTATCATTATACTGAAGGAACGATTCAACCAAATCTATCGCCTCTTCCAATTCTCCAAGCGCTAAATAAATTAAAATCTTCAGCTCAAGAATTGTTAACTGGCCCCACACGGTGTTTTCATCAAATTCAACGCCAATTAGCGTAATAATATCAATGTAGTTATCTAGTTGGCTCTCTTCTAAGCGCTCTACTAAACGCGCTAATTGGTCATCGTCTAATCTATGTAAGTTAAGAATATCTTCTCGGTATTGCAGCGCTTTATTAGTGTTATCCCAAATTAGGTCTTCTACTGGATATACCTCTGAGTAGTCAGGCACTAGAATTCGACAAGCAATGCCCAAATCTGAGAACTCTGCAACATAACACTCTTTGCCCAAATCTTTTAAAATATTAAACAACGTGTCACATTCTTCCTCGTTGGTTCCTGAGAAGTCCCACTCTACAAATTCATAGTCATGTTTAGCACTGAAAAAGCGCCATGAGATCACACCTGTAGAGTCAATAAAGTGTTCTACGAAATTTTCGGGCTCTGATACTGCCATACTATTAAATGTTGGTTTCGGTACGTCATTCAACCCTTCAAAACTGCGCCCTTGCAATAACTCAGTTAAACTGCGTTCAAGTGCAACTTCAAAGCTTGGGTGAGCACCAAACGAAGCAAAAACACCACCGGTTTTTGGGTTCATCAATGTCACACACATTACAGGAAACTGACCACCCAACGATGCGTCTTTAACCACGACTGGAAAGCCTTGATCTTCTAATCCTTTAATACCCGCAACAATGCTCGGGTACTTGTTGAGGATCTCAGCTGGTACATCCGGTAAAACAATCTCTTGCTCAATGATCTGACGCTTAACCGCTCGCTCGAATATTTCAGATAAACACTGTACCTTTGCTTCGTTAAAATTATTACCCGCACTCATACCGTTACTTAGAAACAAGTTTTCAATTAAGTTAGATGGGAAATAAACCGTCTCACCGTCAGATTGACGAGTATAAGGAATAGAACAAATAC is a window encoding:
- a CDS encoding substrate-binding periplasmic protein, encoding MIQSKPSIGAVDIYTEHFPPYQYRDVDGVVVGHATAMVRALMAKAKLDYKIYLLPWHRAKQQFEGSQGALIYSIARTVEREGLYHWLMPLCDLNVGFYKRVENTQNIASYSLDNLKQYVVGVGVAQPSLEFLRAQGFEDDKLVTLSSLNQAGGLLEKGRIDYLFGAQSFVEQMSRAMGTQNKWELVLDVPELSAKLYLAAHKNTPKNMLHKLTSAKEKLGEAKQNDKKACHTGRYIQKSLSTITDLQ
- a CDS encoding substrate-binding periplasmic protein, translated to MIVRAVFILLNVFYASISIAHSSDAHLRVVTEHFPPYQIVKNNEVTGGTAYNVVKAVLEKAGLHAHMEVLPWARAYEIALKRPNVIIFSIAKTPERAPLFHWLYKLGKLEFRFYSSNKNKQIRIDNMLDAKKYILAAVRGSYEADKLLSLGFRLDTNLILVNDFSHAWRMVDKGRAEAIYASHIPPKVKHSSLHGYNQHPTVYEHRFLYVAASLSTSQTTLMTLKNTFEQLKKSQ
- a CDS encoding OsmC domain/YcaO domain-containing protein, giving the protein MEIKVNFLDNLRLEAKFDDFSVIADQPIRYKGDGSAPSPFDYFLASSALCAAYFVKVYCNAREIPTEGIRLSQNNIVDPENRYNQIFQIQVELPERISEKDREGILRSIDRCTVKKVVQTGPEFKIETVENLDEDAQAMLMTTPDGASTTFIEGKDLPLEQTIADMTSILAELGMKIEISSWRNIVPNVWSLHIRDAASPMCFTNGKGATKESALCSALGEFIERLNCNFFYNDQFLGHEIANSDFVHYPNEKWFKLEEDDSLPEGILDGYCREIYDPEGELRGSHLIDTNSGNAQRGICSIPYTRQSDGETVYFPSNLIENLFLSNGMSAGNNFNEAKVQCLSEIFERAVKRQIIEQEIVLPDVPAEILNKYPSIVAGIKGLEDQGFPVVVKDASLGGQFPVMCVTLMNPKTGGVFASFGAHPSFEVALERSLTELLQGRSFEGLNDVPKPTFNSMAVSEPENFVEHFIDSTGVISWRFFSAKHDYEFVEWDFSGTNEEECDTLFNILKDLGKECYVAEFSDLGIACRILVPDYSEVYPVEDLIWDNTNKALQYREDILNLHRLDDDQLARLVERLEESQLDNYIDIITLIGVEFDENTVWGQLTILELKILIYLALGELEEAIDLVESFLQYNDNTVERGLFYQAVHAVLEVELDEELQLDDFIASFERMFGGEVMENVVGSVMGETRFYGLTETNMNLDGLDKHLRLIDSYKKLHKARSSKAGL